CGTCCAAGTAGTCGACCTTCTCCGTGATTCCGGGGATGTCACCGACCCCGTCGCCGTCGGTGTCGTTGAAGCTCCGCGGATATATCTGATACACCACCGCCTCCTTCCACCACCGCCGCTCCGGCGCCCCGTCGGACTCCATAGGCGCCGTCCGCTCACGAGCGTGAAAAAACCACGCGGGACCGCCGCGGCTGCGGGAACGATGGGGTCGGGCGCGACGCCGACTGATAAATCGACGGTCAGTCGCGGCGGGGGGCGCCCTCCCCGGAGTCGGTCTCGTCTGCGGGCTCGCGGAGGCAGTTCCGACAGCGTGACGCGCCGGCGACGAGGCGAGTCCCGCAGGCCGGACAGCGCCGTCGGTCGAGGGCGGCCGTCGCCGACGCGAGGACGTCGGCCGGCGCCGGACGGGGCGCCTCGACCGCGCCGCGGGTCGCCAGCCGGTCGATCAGCGCGTCGTCGCGGAGCCACGAGAGGAACCGCCACAGCCCGAGGTAGAGCAGGGTCGGACCGACGATAACGACCGCGGCGACCGCGAGCCGGAAGCCGAGTTCGGCCGTGCTACCGACACCCATACGATCCGCTAGGACCGGACCGGATTGTAGCTGTCGGCGGCGCCCGTCGACGGGGAGGACGCGAGGACGGACCGGAGAGGATGGGAAACGCGCGAAGACGGAGTATAAAGGAGGAGAAGCGGCGGGGTTCGAATCGCTACTCGGCGAAGACGACCGCGTTGCACTCGGCACAGGCCCTGACGGGGCGTTCGGGGTCGCCGCTGACGCCGCCGGGACCGCCACAGCAGTTCCGGAGGGTCGTGTCGGTGACGCGGCCGGCACAGACCGGACAGGTGCGGGCGAAGGTGCGCAGCGGCTCGGCCGCCTGTACCCGCAGCTCGTGCGAGATACCCCGGTCGGCCAGCGCTTCGACGGCCGCCGTCTCGGCGATCGCGATCGCCGGGCTCAGCCACGCGTCTCGGTCGCCGGCCAACAGCACCCGCTCGCCGTGGAACTCGCCCTCGACCGAACTGTGCGAGGCGGCGGCCGTGCGGACGGCGAGCTCCTCGCCCGAGCGGTCGCGGAGGTCGGCCATCCGGTCTTCCCACGCGGTCCGGAAGTCGTCGTCGAGGTAGAGCTGGTCACCGTCCGGCACGATGACGCCGGCCTCGACGAGCGCCTCCATCATGGCCTCGGGGTCGCCCTCGTCCGCGAGCGAGCCCGACTCGACGCCCGCGGGCGACTCGTGACCGAACGCGACGGGGAGGGGGTCGACGAGCGCGGGCGCGAACCGCGGCGTCCCCGGCACGACGTACCCGCGCAGCGAGACGAGCGCGAGACCGACCGCGAGCGCGAGCACCCCGAGCGGGCGGCTCCGGCGAGAGAGCGCGATCGCGGCGACGCCGACGATAGCGGTGTTGAGGACGGTACACGGGAGACAGCGGTTTTCGCCGGTGTGCTCCGGACGACGGAGGCGCTCGGCGGTTCGGCGAAGCGACTCGAATCCAGTCATCGACATAAGTGGGAGGCCGCGGCGCAATAAATCACCGGCACGGGCAGGCGGTCAGGCGCGGAGCGCGCTGTCGCCGAGCGGCTCCCCGTAGACGAGGTTGTACGCGGTGGGGAACGCGGCGAGCCCCGCGACCTGCACCGCGGCGCCGAGCAGCGTGAGCCACCAGTTGCCGGAGGCGATCACGACGGCGGCGACGCCCATCGACGAGACGAGGAACAGGAGGCTGAAGTAGCCGACGCGAAGCGGGATCGAGGTCAGCTCGCTCCGGCGCGGCCACGCGCCGACGTCGACGGTCCGGTTGCGGAACTCCGCGAGCGCGAGGCTCCCGAAGCCGATAGCGAGCAGTCCGGCGATCGGCACCGCGTCGGGATACACGTCCTGAAAGACCACCACGAGCGCGAACCCCGGCGACGAGAGGAAGGAGAGCTCCATCCCGCCGAAGAAGATCCCCTCCAACCAGTCGAAGAACCGCGTGTGCCATGCACTCATCGTTAGTCCGCGTCGGTTTCAACCGGAGAGTCATAAGTCGTTCGGCGGCGTCGACACCACAACTCGCACAAAGCGCGTATAAGAGCCCGTGTGCCGCCGATAAATGCGATTTTCACCGTCGTCGGCCGTCGAGTAGAAATTTACAACAGTCCGAGTGGTCCCCATTAGTTATATTAATCATGAGAATTAACCACACCTGTAATGGTTCGTCCAGACCAAGAGGCAGGTGAGAGCGGTGTATCGAGACGGAAGTTCCTCGGCGCAGCGGGCACGGGGGCCGCGATGGGCGTCGCCGGCTGTATGGGCGGCGGCGACGGAGGCAGCCAGGCCATCCAGATGTCGATGGACGGCGAGTGGGCCGACGCGCAGGAGCCGGTCGTCCAAGCGCTGTACGACGCCGGGCTCAGCGAGGACATCGACGTCGAGTTCCTTCCGGGCGACTTCGAGACGGGCGCGCGGCAGACGGACTTCACGTCGGCGCTGGACGCCGGGCGGTCGAGCCCCGACATCTTCATGATGGACTCCGGGTGGACGATTCCGTTCATCGTCCGCGAACAGCTGGTGAACCTCAGCGAAGAGCTGTCCTCTGACACGTTAGACTACGTCCAGAGCGACTACCTCTCCGCGGCGGTCAGCACCGCGAGTCACCCCCAGACGGGCGACCTGTACGGCCTCCCGGTGTTCCCCGACTACCCGGTGATGCACTACCGAAAGGACCTCGTCGAGGACGCCGGCTACGACACCTCCAACTGGAGCACGGAGCCGATGACCTGGACCGAGTTCGCCGAGGTGGCCGCCGACGTCGTCGAACAGAGCGACGTGGACTACGGGTTCACCACGCAGGGCGCCGACTACGAGGGCACCTCCTGTTGTACGTTCAACGAGATGATGACCTCGATGGGCGGCGCGTACTTCGGCGACCACGAGAACCTGTTCGGGCCGGTCGGCGACCGGCCGATCACGGTCGACGAGGAGCCCCTCTACGAGACCATCAGGATGATGCGCTCGTTCATGTACGGGCCGGACGCCGAGAACGCCAACCCGGACATCCCGCAGATCAGCAACAGCGACCTCGTGGAGTTCACCGAAGAGCCCTCGCGCGAGCCGTTCACGAGCGGCAACGCGGCGTTCATGCGCAACTGGCCGTACGCCATCAACATCAACCTCGACGAGGGGTTCACCGCGGGCGAGGACTACGACGTGATGCCGATGCCGTACGGCGTCGAGGAGGGCGAAGGGAACTACGCGGGAACCGGCGGAACGAGCCACGCGCTCGGCGGATGGCACCTCACGGTCAACCCGAACAGCCAGCGCCTCGGCGACGCCATCTCGGTGCTGGAGGCGTTCGCCAACGAGTCCGTGATGCTGACCGTGTTCGAGGAGCTCGGGAACCTCCCGCCGGTCGCCTCGGTCACGCAGTCGGCCACGGAGGACCAGGTGGGCGACCTGGCGAACTTCCTCGACACGTTCGCCGTCGCCGCCGACAACACGGTCCCGCGGCCGGTGACGACGGCGTGGCCCGACGAGTCGCCGCTCATCTCGGGCCAGATCAGCGACGCCTACCGCGGCGAGAAGTCGCCCGAGGACGCCATGGCGGACCTCGAATCGGAGCTCGCCGACATCGAGAACGAAGGTCAATAACGCCCGGTAGCCAACCGTGACATCGAAACAAGACACCGACACGCGGCTGCTCATGCGACCGCTGAACTGGCTCGAAACCCAGAGCGAGGCGACGTTCGCCTACGTCCTGTTAGCGCCGGCGTTCCTGCTCTTGGCCGTCATCGCCTTTTACCCGCTGTTGCGGACGTTCTCGTTCTCGCTGCTGGCCGATCAGACGGCCGCGCCGACGCCGTTCGGCGAGTTCATCGGGTTCGACAACTACGCCGCGCTGCTGACGGGCGAGGCGCTGTTGCCACAGCAGTTCTTCGACCCGTCGTTCGCGACGCCGATACTGCAGCAGGCGCTCTTCGTGACGCTCGCGTTCGCGATCCTCAGCGTGCTGTTCGAGACGCTGATCGGCTTCGGACAGGCGATCGTTCTCGATCAGGAGTTCTACGGTCGACGCTGGGTTCGCGTCGCGATCATCATCCCGTACGCCATTCCCATCGTCATCCAGGCGATGATCTTCTACCTCATGTTCAACCCGACCGTCGGTTTCGCGGCGGAGTTCATGCAGGGGATCGGCGTCTTCGGGAACAACCCGCTGACGAACGCCACCGACTCGTTTATCATCGTGTTGGTGGCCGACATCTGGAAGACGTCGGCGTTCATGGCGCTGCTCATTCTCGCCGGGCTCCAGAGCATCGACCGCGGGCTCTACGACGTCGCCCGCGTCTCCGGCGCCTCGCCGTGGCAGCAGTTCAAGTACATCACGCTCCCGCTCATCGCGCCGGCGCTGCTCGTGGCGATGCTGTTCCGGACGATGGACGCGATGCGAATCTACGGGCTCATCGACGCGACGGCGGGCTGTCAGACGGTGCCGTCGATGAGCTGTCTGGTCATCACCGCGTTACAGAACACGCGACGCTGGGCGACCGCGTCGGCGGTCGCGTTCCTGACGGCCGTCGTCATCGGCGTCTTGGTTCTGTTGTACCTGGTTAGCCTGCGCGACACGGAGGCTGGTGTCACATGAGCGAGCAAGACCGAACCGACCTGGCGGCGATGGAGAAGGAGGAAGAGCCCGACCTCGACCGCGGCATGATCGAGGCGTGGGCCGCGAAGATGATCTCGAACCCCGAGCGCGCCTACCGGGCGACGTTTTACGTGGCGACGATATTCTTCCTCGTCACCACGCTGTTCCCGTTCTACTGGCTGCTGATGGTGGCGCTGACGCCGCGGAGCGACCTCAGCAGCGTCGGCGTTCTCACGCCCGGCGGGTTCAATCCGGGCGCGTTCATCGAGATATTCACCCGGTTGCCGTTCCACCGGTACATCTTCAACAGCTTCCTGATCGCGGTCGTCGCGACCGTCATCGTGCTGTTCGTCGCGAGCCTCGCCGGGTACGTCTTCGGACGGCTCCGGTTCCGCGCGAAGAACGTGCTGTTGCTCAGCGTGCTCGTCACCTCGTTTTTCCCGCCCGCGGCCTTCTTCGTGCCGCTGAACCGACTGTTCAATCAGAACATCGACATCCTACGGCCGCTGATGCAGGACGGATCGCTGTACAACACGCCGTACGCGATCTTCATTCCGCTCTCGGCGCTGTACCTGCCGCTGTCGATCTTCATCCTGATGACGTTCTACTCGCAGATCCCGGACGGCCTCGAAGACGCCGCTCGGGTCGAGGGAACGACGCGTCTCGGCGCGCTGTTCCGGATCATCGTGCCGCTCTCGGCGCCGGGCGTGGCGACCGCCGGCGTGTTGACGTTCATCACCGTCTACAACGAGTACTTCTTCTCCTCGTTGATGACCGACGGGCGGCCGGGGAGCTGGGCCCCGATGTTGGAGGGGATCTTACGCTTCCAAGGCGAGTTCGAGGTGCTGTTCAACCTCATGGCGGCGGCCAGTATCGTCGCGGTGCTGCCGGTCGCGATACTCGTCATCGTCGCACAGGAGAAGATCGTCAGCGGACTGACCGCGGGGGCGGTCAAAGAGTAAACCATGGCATCCGTAACACTGCAAGATATCACGAAACAGTACGAGGACGTAACAGCCGTCAACGACATGAACCTCGAGATCCGCGACGGTGAGTTCATCACCTTCGTCGGACCGTCGGGGTGCGGGAAGTCGACGACGATGGAGACCATCGCCGGCCTCACGCTGCCGACCGAGGGAGCGATCAACATCGGCGACCGGGACGTCACCGACTTGCCGCCGAAAGACCGGGGCATCTCGATGGTGTTCCAGAACATCGCGCTGTTCCCGCACATGGACGTGTACGAGAACATCTCCTTCGGGCTCCGGCTCCGGAAGTACGACCAGGAGGAGATCGACCGGCGCGTCGAGGAGGCGGCCGACGTCGTGCAGTTGGAGGGGATGATGGACCGGATGCCGAAGGAGATGTCCGGCGGGCAGCGGCAGCGCGTCGCCATCGCCCGCGCCATCGTCCGGGAGCCGGACGTGTTCCTGATGGACGAGCCGCTGGCGAACCTCGACGCGGAGCTGCGGGTCCACATGCGCACCCAGCTCCAGCGGCTCCACCGCGAACTCGACACGACGATCATCTACGTCACGCACGACCAGGCGCAGGCGATGACGATGTCCGACCGCATCGCCGTGATCAACGGCGGCGTCCTCCAGCAGGTGGCGCCGCCCCTGGAGTGCTACAACGAGCCGGCGAACCTGTTCGTCGCCGGCTTCATCGGGTCGCCCGCGATGAACTTCATCGAGGGCGAGGTCATCGACGGCGGCTTCGACTCGGAGTACGCGCAGGTCGACTTCGACCCGGCGAACCACGGGGTGTCGCCGGGACAAGACATCACGGTCGGCATCCGGCCCGAAGACGTGTTCTTAGAGGAGGACGCCCGGAAGGCGGCCTCCCCGACGAAGGCGTTCGACGCCGTGGTGGACGTCATCGAGCCGATGGGGAAGGAGGTCAACGCCTACCTCCTGTTCGACCGCGACGTCGAGGCGAGCGCCGAGGGGCGCGGCGAGGGCCAGCTGCTCATCAACCTCGCGCCCGACACCGACATCGCGGAGGGTGACGACATCCGGATCGTGATGGATCGCGAGAACGTCCATCTCTTCGACCGGGCGAGCGGCGACGCGGTCACCCACTCGCTGGAGTAGCCAACGCGGTCACGCGCTCGCGAGAGCGGGCGATGCGGATCCCTTCTTCTGTCGGCGGCTCGCGACGAGCGACGGCGAGCGGCGCGACGCGACGTACGCGTCGACCGGCGGGCGCTCGCCTCAGTCGACCGCTTCGACCGTTATCTGGTGGGCCTCGACCGCCTCAACCATCGCCCCCCAACCCCCGACTTCGACGGTGCCGTCGGCGGTCTCGACGATGAGCCCGACCTGCCCGCCGTAGCTGGCGATGGTCTCCGCGTCGACCGCGCCGTCGCCGGTGACGATGACCTCGGAGAGGAGCCCCTCGACGACGCGGTCCGCCCCGCTCTGGGTGTCGGTGCCCTCGATACGGAGTTTGACGCTCGCCCCGTCCCGGAGGAGCGGCGCGACGTCCCGGACGCAGTACCGAATGTCGATGTAGTCGATCGGCGGGTCGTCGCTGCGGGAGGTGTATATCGACTCCCACGTGTCCCACTGCGTCGTCAGGAAGTACCAGTGGAACACGTACGAGTGGGTGCGGTCGTCGACGAGCACGCCGTACTCGTTGGTCGAGCCCGCGTGCGGCGCGAAGCAGGTCTTCGTCCGGTCGACGATGACGACGAACGGCGAGGGGAGCCGGCGGTGGCGCGCCTCGGAGCAGACCTCGGCGAGCGCGTCGGGACCGGGGAGGTCGGCGGGGTCGCCGTCGGGCGTGTGAAGCGAGAGGTTGACGCGGACGCCGCGCTCGGTGGCGGCCTTGAGCGCGCCGCGGAGCCGGTCGAAGTGCTCGATGCCGAGCGAAACGTTCACCTGCGTCTCGGCGTCGCCGATGAACTCGGCGGCGTTTTTGATCACCGTCTCGAACCGCGTCACGATGCTCACGGTCGACTGCTCGACGGACGGCTCGTTCCAGCGCCGCTCTATCTCCTCGGTCGCCGCGGTGAACCGGCTCGCGCGCGTCCGGAGGTCGCCGGTGATCTCGTCGAGGTCGTTCGCGCGGGCGTACAGCGACTCCTGTTTGTACGTCTCGATGTAGCCGGCGCTCTCTAAGTCGCGTAACACGTCGTAGATCCGCGGGTCGGGGACGCCGCTGGCGTCGGCGACGCGCGTCACCGGCGCCGCGCCGAGTTCGAGCACGGTGACGTAGGCGTCGGCCTGGTACGGCGAGAGGCCGGCGTCCTCCAGCGTCTCGGTGAGTTCGGCCCGGTCCATGTTCACCGCTCCCCGGCCGGACGGCGACACGTGATTGACACACCGTCACGATTGCCGGCGGCGCAGAGCGAAACGGAGCGCTCAGAGAGCCCACCGCTCGCTCGGGCTCGACCGGGAGATCGATTAATCATGATGTACTTTACCACGGCCATGGTAAAATGTTTTATTTCCGTGACGGACCCGCGACGAACCGCGGGCGGCGGCCACCGAGGCGCCGACTGAAAAGGCTTTATTCGGTTCGTCGCGGAGAGAACGTATGCACGAGACGTCCGGCGGCGACGGCCCCCATCGGTCGCGATGGACCAGGGGCCAAGCCGCGTCCATCGAGCGTCGACACGGAAACGTCGCGCCGCCGGCGGGACCGCCGACGGTCGACCCGTTCCCGGAGTTACACGTCTGGGACACGTGGCTCCTGCGCGACCGGCACGGCGAGATCGCCGACGTGGACGGGTATCGGCTGGCCTTCTCGCTTACCGCGCCCGCGGACCTACTTCCGGGGACGCGCCACGACGTGGCCGAGATCCGGTGTTTCTACTCGGCCGACGGCGAGACCTGGCGCGACGCCGGGGCGGTCTTCGACGGCGGCGCGCTCGGGCAGCGGCAGTGGGCCGGCTCGGCGCTGTACGACGACGGCGATCTCTACCTCTACTACACGGCCGCCGGCCGCGACGACGCCGACGAGTTGACCTACACCCAGCGGATCGCGGTCGCGCACGGCGGCACGGTCGCCGCGACCGACGAGGGGATCGAGCTCGCGGGCCCGTGGACCCACGAGACGCTGCTGGAGCCGGACGGCGACTGGTACGAGACGGAGGCGCAGTCGCGCGGAATGACCTACACGTTCCGCGACCCGTGGTTCTTCGAGGACCCCGCGACCGGCGAGACGCACCTCCTCTTCGAGGCGAACGTCCCGGCGCCGGAACGCGAGGGCGACGACGCCGAGACGACCGAGAGACGGGCGTTCAACGGCTGTATCGGCGTCGCCGCCTCCCCGTCCGGCGACCCGCTGTCGTGGGAACTTCGGCCGCCGCTCCTCGACTCGCTCGAAGTGAACCAGGAGTTAGAGCGGCCGCACGTCGTCGTCGCCGACGGTCGCTACTACCTGTTCGTCTGTAGCCACGTCCACACGTTCGCGCCGGGCGTCACGGGCCCCGACGGGCTGTACGGGTTCGTCGCCGACGCGTTCGGGGGCGAGTACCGGCCGCTCAACGGCTCGGGGCTCGTCGCCACGAACCCGCCGAGCGCGCCGTTCCAGGCGTACTCGTGGATGACGTTCGCCCACGACGAGGAGGTGCTGATACAGAGTTTCCTCAACTACCACGACTTCGCGGGCGACTCGCTCGACGCGGTCGCCGAACTGCCGGAGGCCGAACAGCGGGACCGCTTCGGCGGGACGCTCGCGCCGACCCTCCGGTTGGCGGTCGACGGCGACCGGACTCGGCTGCTCGGAGCGCTCGACGCGTGGCGGGTCCCGACCCCGGACGAGTCGCTCCCGCCGGCTGACGGGTCAGAGCTCCCCGCCGACTTCGACGAGGGCGTCGCCGAGGCGGGGACCGGCCTCGCGGCGGGGTACTACGGCGAGT
This genomic window from Halorubrum sp. PV6 contains:
- a CDS encoding carbohydrate ABC transporter permease; translated protein: MRPLNWLETQSEATFAYVLLAPAFLLLAVIAFYPLLRTFSFSLLADQTAAPTPFGEFIGFDNYAALLTGEALLPQQFFDPSFATPILQQALFVTLAFAILSVLFETLIGFGQAIVLDQEFYGRRWVRVAIIIPYAIPIVIQAMIFYLMFNPTVGFAAEFMQGIGVFGNNPLTNATDSFIIVLVADIWKTSAFMALLILAGLQSIDRGLYDVARVSGASPWQQFKYITLPLIAPALLVAMLFRTMDAMRIYGLIDATAGCQTVPSMSCLVITALQNTRRWATASAVAFLTAVVIGVLVLLYLVSLRDTEAGVT
- a CDS encoding extracellular solute-binding protein, which gives rise to MGVAGCMGGGDGGSQAIQMSMDGEWADAQEPVVQALYDAGLSEDIDVEFLPGDFETGARQTDFTSALDAGRSSPDIFMMDSGWTIPFIVREQLVNLSEELSSDTLDYVQSDYLSAAVSTASHPQTGDLYGLPVFPDYPVMHYRKDLVEDAGYDTSNWSTEPMTWTEFAEVAADVVEQSDVDYGFTTQGADYEGTSCCTFNEMMTSMGGAYFGDHENLFGPVGDRPITVDEEPLYETIRMMRSFMYGPDAENANPDIPQISNSDLVEFTEEPSREPFTSGNAAFMRNWPYAININLDEGFTAGEDYDVMPMPYGVEEGEGNYAGTGGTSHALGGWHLTVNPNSQRLGDAISVLEAFANESVMLTVFEELGNLPPVASVTQSATEDQVGDLANFLDTFAVAADNTVPRPVTTAWPDESPLISGQISDAYRGEKSPEDAMADLESELADIENEGQ
- a CDS encoding carbohydrate ABC transporter permease; translated protein: MSEQDRTDLAAMEKEEEPDLDRGMIEAWAAKMISNPERAYRATFYVATIFFLVTTLFPFYWLLMVALTPRSDLSSVGVLTPGGFNPGAFIEIFTRLPFHRYIFNSFLIAVVATVIVLFVASLAGYVFGRLRFRAKNVLLLSVLVTSFFPPAAFFVPLNRLFNQNIDILRPLMQDGSLYNTPYAIFIPLSALYLPLSIFILMTFYSQIPDGLEDAARVEGTTRLGALFRIIVPLSAPGVATAGVLTFITVYNEYFFSSLMTDGRPGSWAPMLEGILRFQGEFEVLFNLMAAASIVAVLPVAILVIVAQEKIVSGLTAGAVKE
- a CDS encoding glycoside hydrolase family 68 protein, whose amino-acid sequence is MHETSGGDGPHRSRWTRGQAASIERRHGNVAPPAGPPTVDPFPELHVWDTWLLRDRHGEIADVDGYRLAFSLTAPADLLPGTRHDVAEIRCFYSADGETWRDAGAVFDGGALGQRQWAGSALYDDGDLYLYYTAAGRDDADELTYTQRIAVAHGGTVAATDEGIELAGPWTHETLLEPDGDWYETEAQSRGMTYTFRDPWFFEDPATGETHLLFEANVPAPEREGDDAETTERRAFNGCIGVAASPSGDPLSWELRPPLLDSLEVNQELERPHVVVADGRYYLFVCSHVHTFAPGVTGPDGLYGFVADAFGGEYRPLNGSGLVATNPPSAPFQAYSWMTFAHDEEVLIQSFLNYHDFAGDSLDAVAELPEAEQRDRFGGTLAPTLRLAVDGDRTRLLGALDAWRVPTPDESLPPADGSELPADFDEGVAEAGTGLAAGYYGEF
- a CDS encoding ABC transporter ATP-binding protein: MASVTLQDITKQYEDVTAVNDMNLEIRDGEFITFVGPSGCGKSTTMETIAGLTLPTEGAINIGDRDVTDLPPKDRGISMVFQNIALFPHMDVYENISFGLRLRKYDQEEIDRRVEEAADVVQLEGMMDRMPKEMSGGQRQRVAIARAIVREPDVFLMDEPLANLDAELRVHMRTQLQRLHRELDTTIIYVTHDQAQAMTMSDRIAVINGGVLQQVAPPLECYNEPANLFVAGFIGSPAMNFIEGEVIDGGFDSEYAQVDFDPANHGVSPGQDITVGIRPEDVFLEEDARKAASPTKAFDAVVDVIEPMGKEVNAYLLFDRDVEASAEGRGEGQLLINLAPDTDIAEGDDIRIVMDRENVHLFDRASGDAVTHSLE
- a CDS encoding TrmB family transcriptional regulator translates to MDRAELTETLEDAGLSPYQADAYVTVLELGAAPVTRVADASGVPDPRIYDVLRDLESAGYIETYKQESLYARANDLDEITGDLRTRASRFTAATEEIERRWNEPSVEQSTVSIVTRFETVIKNAAEFIGDAETQVNVSLGIEHFDRLRGALKAATERGVRVNLSLHTPDGDPADLPGPDALAEVCSEARHRRLPSPFVVIVDRTKTCFAPHAGSTNEYGVLVDDRTHSYVFHWYFLTTQWDTWESIYTSRSDDPPIDYIDIRYCVRDVAPLLRDGASVKLRIEGTDTQSGADRVVEGLLSEVIVTGDGAVDAETIASYGGQVGLIVETADGTVEVGGWGAMVEAVEAHQITVEAVD